A window of the Methanobrevibacter sp. genome harbors these coding sequences:
- a CDS encoding ammonium transporter produces the protein MMVLSTGNTAWMLVATIMVLLMSVPGIAFFYGGLSKRKNVLNSMFLSLIAFAIASIIWILYGYQIAFSPDSLSGIIGIPQSLLMEGIGVDSLTGTIPTFVYAGFQLTFAALTAAVVSGAIVGRMKTKSWILFTVLWVTLVYIPICHWIWGGGWLMNMGAIDFAGGVAVEVNSGFSALALALILGKRRDTSLLPHNLGYSILGAGFLWFGWMGFNGGSALAANGLAGSAILVSNTAAAVAMIAWVILDVMKIGKPTVLGAITGAVAGLVAITPAAGFVSLSGSIVIGLGAALISYYAVYNLKDRFGYDDALDVFGVHGLSGVWGMIATGLFASPAINGVAGLFYGNPDQLIIQLIAVVATATYTFVVSILIAKALDITVGLRVEDKEEITGLDSALHKESGYRI, from the coding sequence ATTATGGTATTAAGTACAGGTAATACTGCTTGGATGCTTGTTGCAACAATAATGGTTTTATTGATGAGCGTTCCAGGTATAGCATTTTTTTATGGTGGTTTATCAAAAAGAAAGAATGTATTGAACTCAATGTTTTTATCGCTTATTGCATTTGCAATAGCTAGTATAATATGGATTTTATACGGATATCAGATTGCATTTTCCCCTGATAGTCTTTCAGGAATAATTGGAATTCCTCAAAGCTTGCTTATGGAGGGAATCGGTGTTGACTCTCTTACAGGAACCATTCCGACATTTGTTTATGCAGGTTTTCAGCTAACATTTGCGGCACTGACAGCAGCTGTAGTTTCAGGTGCAATCGTTGGAAGGATGAAAACCAAATCATGGATTCTCTTTACCGTATTATGGGTAACATTGGTCTATATTCCTATATGTCACTGGATATGGGGTGGCGGATGGCTGATGAATATGGGAGCAATTGATTTTGCAGGAGGAGTTGCAGTAGAGGTCAACTCAGGTTTTTCAGCTCTTGCACTTGCACTTATATTAGGTAAAAGAAGAGACACTTCACTGCTTCCACACAACTTGGGATATTCAATTTTAGGAGCAGGATTTCTATGGTTCGGTTGGATGGGATTCAATGGAGGTTCAGCTCTTGCAGCAAACGGACTTGCAGGTTCAGCTATCCTTGTTTCCAACACTGCAGCGGCAGTGGCAATGATTGCATGGGTAATACTTGATGTAATGAAAATCGGAAAACCAACAGTTCTTGGCGCAATAACCGGTGCAGTTGCAGGTCTTGTTGCAATCACTCCGGCTGCAGGTTTTGTTTCCCTTTCAGGATCAATTGTCATAGGTTTAGGTGCAGCTCTTATATCTTATTATGCAGTTTACAATCTCAAGGACAGATTCGGATATGATGATGCTTTGGATGTATTCGGTGTTCATGGTCTTTCAGGCGTATGGGGAATGATAGCAACAGGACTGTTTGCATCTCCGGCAATTAACGGCGTTGCAGGATTATTCTATGGAAATCCTGACCAGCTGATTATTCAGCTTATAGCAGTTGTTGCAACAGCGACATACACATTTGTGGTAAGTATTTTAATAGCAAAAGCATTAGATATAACTGTAGGATTAAGAGTTGAAGATAAGGAAGAAATCACAGGCCTTGATTCAGCATTGCACAAGGAATCAGGTTACAGAATTTAA
- a CDS encoding type II toxin-antitoxin system VapC family toxin — MIFVDTTFLIALLIKTDSHHETALKISDSIHERKVINNTVLNETLNSFTGKGGKVGKELFRVINEMFDIKYLSDSDYEAAIDIYLNYDSAINYSDCTILTTMFQNGISKIVTFDSDFEKIKGLTIWDENFE, encoded by the coding sequence GTGATATTTGTTGACACTACATTTTTGATAGCATTATTGATTAAAACAGATTCTCATCATGAAACTGCTTTAAAGATAAGCGATTCTATTCATGAGAGGAAAGTCATTAACAATACTGTACTTAATGAAACATTAAATTCTTTTACCGGTAAAGGCGGAAAGGTTGGAAAAGAATTATTCAGAGTAATTAATGAAATGTTTGATATCAAATATTTGTCTGATTCAGATTATGAAGCTGCGATTGATATCTATTTGAACTATGATTCTGCTATAAATTATTCCGATTGTACAATTTTGACTACTATGTTTCAGAATGGGATTAGTAAAATTGTTACTTTTGATTCTGATTTTGAAAAAATTAAAGGTCTCACAATTTGGGACGAAAATTTTGAATAG
- a CDS encoding P-II family nitrogen regulator, with translation MKRIIAVIREEMFDNVKAALLKAGCEGMNVSTVKGRGRQMGIRESYRGSSYCVDLIPKTRVELIVNEDDLDRIIDVIIESARTGEVGDGKIFVSDVEEVIRIRTGERGSDAV, from the coding sequence ATGAAAAGGATTATAGCTGTTATCAGAGAAGAGATGTTTGACAATGTAAAAGCGGCTCTTTTAAAAGCCGGATGTGAAGGAATGAATGTCTCTACAGTCAAAGGAAGGGGCAGACAAATGGGCATTCGCGAATCCTACAGGGGTTCAAGCTACTGTGTGGATTTGATTCCTAAAACAAGGGTTGAACTTATTGTAAACGAGGATGATCTGGACAGGATTATTGACGTTATTATCGAAAGCGCAAGAACTGGCGAAGTCGGTGACGGTAAGATATTTGTCTCTGATGTTGAAGAGGTAATAAGAATCAGAACCGGTGAGCGAGGTTCTGATGCAGTTTAG
- the uvrA gene encoding excinuclease ABC subunit UvrA, which yields MAEDSRKKIVIKGAREHNLQDIDVSVPRDEFIVITGLSGSGKSSLAFDTIYAEGQRRYVESLSAYARQFLGQMKKPEMESIEGLSPAISIDQKTTRENPRSTVGTITEIYDYLRLLFARIGIPHCPNCGKEISHQTIGQIGDSIIEEGEGLKIHILAPIVRDKKGQFKDVLEDLRNKGFVRVRVDGEVRDLDEDIQLAKTYRHDIDVVVDRLKIRKNVDFKRRLVDSLETATELTEGLVTVLFDNGEKEYEKKYSEHFACVDCGINFEELTPRMFSFNAPQGACPECNGIGSKMEIDPDLVVPDKSLSLNEGAIVPWASSKKRENYYYQMLDAVSKHFKFSMDTPFEELSKAHQDAVLFGCDEKIPFTFKRRNKSYMVNRRFEGVVPRMQRLYFETKSSYSRKYLSKFMSDRKCYVCDGKRLRPEILAVTVGGKSIIDVCDLAIKDSYQFFQDLELTERENFIAKEVLKEIKERLSFLVEVGLDYLSMSRSSGTLSGGEAQRIRLATQIGSGLVGVLYILDEPSIGLHQRDNIKLIEALKRLKDLGNTLVVVEHDEETILSADHVVDIGPGAGEHGGKVVAQGTPLDIMNNPDSITGQYISRTKKIEIPKERRPGNGKFIKIIGAEQNNLKNIDVEIPLGKFTCVTGVSGSGKSSLINEILYKGAHGKLSKKFMFAGKYKEIEGLENIDKVIAIDQKPIGRTPRSNPATYTGVFTDIRDLFANTPESKARGYKPGRFSFNVKGGRCEACSGDGIVQIEMHFLADVYVPCEVCGGKRYNEETLDIRYKGKNIYEVLEMTVEEALEFFENIPKITKKLQTLYDVGLGYMKIGQPATTLSGGEAQRIKLAKELSRTSTGKTLYILDEPTTGLHFADIKRLLEVLARLTDAGNSVVVIEHNLDVIKTADHIIDLGPEGGDGGGEVIATGTPEEIAEAGTYTGQFLERMLDENITPYAKELVEDIGK from the coding sequence ATGGCAGAAGATTCTAGAAAAAAAATTGTCATCAAGGGTGCGCGTGAGCACAATTTGCAGGATATTGATGTCAGTGTCCCTCGTGATGAATTTATTGTAATTACAGGTCTCAGTGGGTCTGGAAAGTCATCTTTAGCTTTTGATACTATTTATGCTGAAGGACAGCGTAGATATGTTGAATCCCTTTCTGCTTATGCAAGGCAATTCCTGGGGCAGATGAAAAAACCTGAAATGGAATCCATTGAGGGTTTGTCTCCGGCCATTTCAATTGACCAGAAAACAACAAGGGAAAACCCGAGATCAACTGTAGGTACAATTACAGAAATTTATGATTATCTAAGATTATTATTTGCAAGGATTGGTATTCCTCACTGTCCTAACTGTGGAAAGGAGATTTCCCATCAGACCATTGGCCAGATTGGAGATTCCATCATCGAGGAAGGTGAAGGATTAAAAATCCATATCCTGGCACCAATTGTTCGTGATAAGAAAGGTCAGTTCAAGGATGTTCTTGAAGACCTCAGAAACAAAGGTTTTGTAAGGGTTCGTGTTGATGGGGAAGTCAGGGACCTGGATGAGGACATTCAGCTTGCAAAGACATATAGGCACGATATTGATGTTGTGGTTGACAGGCTGAAAATAAGAAAGAATGTTGATTTTAAAAGAAGACTTGTTGATTCTTTGGAAACTGCAACTGAGCTTACAGAAGGGCTTGTTACAGTTTTATTTGACAATGGTGAAAAGGAGTATGAGAAAAAATACTCAGAACACTTTGCATGTGTTGACTGTGGAATAAACTTTGAAGAGCTTACTCCAAGGATGTTTTCATTCAACGCTCCGCAGGGGGCATGTCCTGAATGTAACGGTATTGGTTCAAAAATGGAAATCGACCCTGATTTGGTTGTTCCAGACAAGTCATTGTCACTCAATGAGGGAGCTATTGTTCCGTGGGCAAGTTCCAAAAAACGGGAAAATTACTACTATCAGATGCTTGATGCGGTATCAAAGCACTTCAAATTCAGTATGGACACTCCTTTTGAAGAGCTTTCAAAAGCCCATCAGGATGCAGTCCTTTTCGGATGTGATGAGAAAATTCCGTTCACATTTAAAAGAAGAAACAAATCATATATGGTCAACCGCAGATTTGAAGGTGTTGTTCCAAGAATGCAAAGGTTATACTTTGAGACAAAATCAAGCTATTCAAGAAAATACCTTTCAAAATTCATGTCTGACAGAAAATGTTATGTCTGTGACGGTAAAAGGTTAAGGCCTGAAATATTGGCCGTTACTGTTGGTGGAAAATCAATCATTGACGTTTGTGATTTGGCAATTAAGGATTCATATCAGTTCTTCCAGGATCTTGAACTTACGGAACGTGAAAATTTCATTGCAAAAGAGGTTTTAAAAGAAATTAAGGAACGTTTAAGCTTTTTGGTTGAAGTAGGTCTGGATTATCTGTCAATGTCAAGGTCTTCAGGTACTCTTTCAGGTGGGGAAGCTCAAAGAATCAGACTGGCTACCCAAATAGGTTCAGGTCTTGTAGGTGTTCTATACATTCTCGACGAGCCAAGTATAGGTCTTCACCAAAGGGATAATATCAAGCTGATTGAAGCTTTAAAAAGACTTAAAGATCTGGGAAATACTTTGGTTGTTGTTGAACACGATGAAGAGACAATTTTATCTGCTGACCATGTTGTTGATATAGGTCCAGGTGCAGGTGAGCATGGGGGTAAGGTTGTTGCTCAGGGAACACCTCTGGACATAATGAACAATCCTGATTCAATAACAGGCCAGTACATTTCAAGAACTAAAAAGATAGAAATTCCTAAAGAAAGACGTCCTGGAAACGGCAAATTCATAAAGATTATTGGTGCTGAGCAGAATAACCTGAAAAATATTGATGTGGAAATTCCATTAGGTAAATTTACATGCGTAACAGGTGTGAGCGGTTCAGGTAAAAGTAGTCTAATCAATGAAATCCTCTACAAGGGCGCTCACGGCAAGTTATCCAAAAAATTCATGTTCGCAGGCAAGTACAAGGAAATTGAAGGACTGGAGAACATTGATAAAGTTATTGCAATTGACCAGAAACCAATTGGAAGAACTCCAAGATCAAACCCTGCAACATACACAGGTGTATTCACTGATATTCGTGATTTGTTTGCAAATACTCCAGAATCAAAAGCCAGGGGATACAAACCTGGAAGATTCTCATTCAACGTTAAAGGCGGAAGATGTGAAGCATGTTCCGGTGACGGTATTGTACAGATTGAAATGCACTTCTTGGCTGACGTTTATGTTCCATGTGAAGTCTGTGGCGGTAAAAGATACAATGAAGAGACTCTGGATATAAGATACAAAGGTAAAAATATCTATGAAGTCCTTGAAATGACTGTTGAAGAGGCATTGGAATTCTTTGAAAACATTCCAAAAATCACCAAAAAACTTCAGACTTTATATGATGTGGGATTGGGCTATATGAAGATAGGTCAGCCTGCAACTACACTGTCCGGTGGGGAAGCTCAAAGGATTAAACTTGCTAAGGAACTTTCAAGAACAAGTACTGGTAAAACACTGTATATTCTGGATGAGCCTACTACAGGTCTTCACTTTGCAGATATTAAAAGATTACTGGAAGTATTGGCCAGATTAACTGATGCCGGAAACTCTGTAGTTGTTATTGAACATAACTTGGATGTTATTAAAACTGCAGACCACATTATTGACCTTGGTCCTGAAGGAGGGGATGGCGGTGGTGAGGTCATTGCTACTGGAACTCCTGAAGAGATTGCCGAAGCAGGAACCTACACTGGTCAGTTCTTAGAGCGTATGCTTGATGAAAACATTACTCCTTATGCAAAAGAATTGGTAGAAGATATCGGTAAATGA